Part of the Dasania marina DSM 21967 genome, AGCACGAAGCAGCTTAGCCAGCCACTGAACAAATAGCTGGCGCTTTTGCCCACAACTAGCCGGCTATTAAAATCTGCAGCAACAATAACAGATCAATACGTAATAGCGCTGAGGCGTTAAATAAACGCAAGGCTTACCAATAGAGCAGCATTAAAAATACAACAACGCATAATCAACAGGCAAAAAAAGGCCGCAAAAGCGCAAGCACTTTTGCGGCAACCCTACATTCATAAGCCCTCGCAGGCTGACAAACTACAACTAAAAAGATAACTGTATTTAGCTGATTTAAAGACTCTAACAAACTGCTGTAAACATCACATAGCGATGATGTGAAAAGTTGTAAAATTTTGCAGCTATACTCTCTCTGTTACATCCTCTCGCCAGAGTAAAACGCGCCTCCCTTAAGATAGCGGTTATAGACATTTTTTTTGTCCACAACTCAATTCATTGCTATTAATAATGATATTTTTCACACACGCCAATATCTGGCATTGAAAAAGTAAATGGAATGTAACGGCAGAGTAAACTATGCTTACAAACTAGATACCTGGAACCGCAAGATTATGCATACCCTACTGTTAAATCTTGATATATTTGGCCTATAGAATCTTAAAAAATCCATTCCTTAATAATAATGACCCTTTATGAATGATGCCGCCGCTGTACTAATCGTCGATGACGACCCCATCACCCTAGAGAGCTTAGCAAGCTATTTTGAAAAAGAAGGTTTTTCTGTATACCCCGTTAGCACGGCAGAAGAAGGCGAAGAAATACTCGCTAAAACCCCCATAGACTTGGTATTACTAGATATACGGCTACCGGGTAAAGACGGCCTCACCCTCACCCGCGAGCTAAGAGTGCGCTCCGAGGTAGGCATTATACTAGTCACCGGCCGCCAAGATGAGATAGACCGCATCGTCGGCCTAGAATGCGGCGCCGATGATTACATCACCAAGCCCTTTAATATGCGCGAAACCTTGGCACGGGCAAAAAACCTGATTCGACGGGTGCAGCACAGCAAAATCGCCACCCAAACCAGTAATGAAGAAAGCGCCATTAAACATTTTCACAACTGGACTCTAGACCTAAACCGCCGCGTACTCATCGATAGCGAGCAGGAAGAAACCTCCCTCACCCATGGTGAGTTTCAATTGCTCATCGTTTTTATCAACAACGCTGGTCGCACCCTCAGCCGCGATCAGTTGATGGATCAAATCCGTAACCGAGAATGGGTGCCCAGCGATAGAACCATCGACGTTCTAGTCGGCCGGCTACGGCGCAAAATTAAAGATGACCCCGCCAAACCCAGCATGATTACCACCATACACGGCACCGGTTATTTATTTACCCAAACCAGCGCCCCTATCCGCAAACCATGAAATTGAACACGCTTATTGGTAGCTTGCTGCTGGTTTGGTTTAGCAATCTCGGCCACGCTGAGCCAAAAAAAAGTATTAGCTACTGCGATCATGCCTCCTATCCACCACTGTCGTGGCTGAACGGTAATCAACTAGCTGGTGTCACCAAAGATATTATTCAACATGTTTTTAAAGAGCAAAACTACCAAGTCACCCTGTATGTATTAGAAAGTTGGAAACGCTGCATGCTGGAAGTGGAAAAAGGTACTATCGATGTTGCTGTGGCTTTTAAAACCCTAAAGCGTTCAAAAACATTTGCCTTTAGTCAAGAATATTTAATCGAAGAAAATATTGCTATTTTTGTTAACAAAAATAGCAGCTTTAACTTTGATAGCTGGCAAGATTTGCAAGGCAAACGCGGCGGCATGGTATTAGGCTACAGCTATGGCGATGAGCTTGATCATTTTTTGGCAAGCAACACGGTTATAGAACGCGTTTCCAGTAATTTTCAAAACATCACCAAGCTGGCGCTTAACCGCATAGATTTTATGCCCTTTGAACGCGAGAGTGGTCTATTACAAGTACAAACTCACGGCTATGAATCGGTGATAGTACCGCTGGAAAAATATGCCACCACCGACCACCTATACCTAACAACCGCCATTAATAATCAAAAAATTCTTCAACTGATGCCACAGCTAGATAAAAGTATTAAAGCCTTAAAAGACAGCAATGCCATTGCTCGTTTTACCCAGAAAAGCCGACAGCAATATTTGCTAGCCTACCCGAAAGGCACTAGCCTCAGGCCGCAAGCGCCTGCCGACTTACAACTGTAGCAACACGACTGATGATACCTGCCAGCAAAAAACATACGCTCATTAGGCGACTAATGGTTTATATTTTATTTTGTAGCCTATCATTTTCATTACTCTCCACCAGCTTACAAATATGGCTAGATTACAACCGTGCCTTGAGCGACATTGAATCACGCTTTGAATTAGTGCGCACCGGCTATTTAGCCAGCTTAGCAAAAAGCGTCTGGGATTTAGACACCAACGACTTGCAACTGCAACTGCGTAGCATCAAAGACTTCCCCGACGTCGCCTACATCAAACTCAGCAACGCGCCTCACATAGACGAAATAAGCTTAGGCCAACCGTTAATCGCAGACAGTTCACTGGCCCTCACCGAAACCTTTGATCTTATATATGACAGTGTTTTGCAGCAGCGCTTAAATCTAGGCACCTTGTCAATCACCATGGATTTAAAAGGTCCCTATCAACAGCTTTGGTATAGCGGTTTAAGAACCTTAATCATGCAAACCGGTTTGATTCTTTTAATCGCGGTAACACTGGTTGTTATCTTTCACCGCTTAGTCACTCGCCACCTGCAAAGCATGGCGGACTACACCCGTTTAATAGGTCAAGGCCATTTATCACAACCCTTAAAACTAGAGAAAAAAGAACAGACCCACGCTGATGAAATCGACCAAGTCGCCCATGCCTTAAATGATATGCGCTTGTCTATTATTTCAGACCTACGCCGCCGTGAAGAAATAAAAAACCAACTCAAATACAATCGTGACCAATTACAACTACGGGTAGAAAAGCGTACTGCCAGCCTGCAAAAAGCCAAAGAGGCTGCCGAAGCAGCCAACTTAGCTAAGTCCCGTTTTTTAGCCACCATGAGCCATGAAATAAGAACGCCACTCAATGGCATTATGGGCATGGCACAATTGCTTAACCGCTCCCACTTAGATGCTCAGGATAAGAAATACCTAAAAGCCATACACGATTCCAGCGAAGGTTTATTAAGCATACTTAACGAAGTGCTGGATTTTGCCAAACTAGAAGAAGGTGCACACACGCCAGAGCAAACACTGTTTTCCTTAGAGGATATGTTGAGCTCTATTATCCTCGCCTCTACCCCCAGCGCCCACGATAAAAATATTCACCTCTCTTATCACATAGACAATAAAGTCCACGACACGTGTTTTGGCTGCGCCCAATATATACGCCAAGCACTAATCAATTTAGTGGCCAACGCCATTAAATTTACCGATAACGGCGAAGTCACCGTGGCCATTAAAGCCCTCTCCCAAGACGATGGTCTGCAGCAGCTGTATTTTTCTGTGGACGACACCGGTATAGGTATAAACGAAGAACAGCAGCAACGTATATTCGACCGTTTTATCCAAGCCGATGACACCGTTTCGCGCCGCTACGGCGGCACCGGCCTGGGCTTGGCGGTAAGTAAAAAGATGCTGGAATCCATCAACGGCAAAATTGGTGTTATTAGCCACACTGATGAAGGCAGCCACTTTTGGTTTGAGCTGCCCTTAACCATAGCCAGCAGCCCATTAGCACTCAGCCATAGCGCAAGTACTAGCACCAAGCTTCAGCCTTTAGCGATTTTGTTAGTGGAAGATATGCAAATAAACCAAGATGTAGCACAGGGTTTGCTAGCCCGTGAAGGTCATCGCGTTACTATCGCCAGTACCGGCGCTCGCGCCATCGCCCTGTGCCAACAACAGCGCTACGATGTTATTTTAATGGATGTACACCTAGGCGGGGTTAGCGGCGTCGATGTCTGCAACCAAATACAACAAGACCCACTGTCACTGAATCAAACCAGCCCTATTATCGCCCTCACCGCTAGTGTCCACCCCGATGAGATACGCAAGTATTTAGACGCAGGCATGCACAATGTTATCGCCAAACCTATAGCCGCCAACAAGCTCATGGCGGCATTAGCAGGCCTGGCACAAAAAGACTGCAGCTTAGCCAACAATGAAGACACAACCGTTAGCGATACTAGCGCTATAGACTCACAATTATTGCGCTCACACATTAATGCCCTAGGCTTAAACAAAGTCAGCAAGCTGCTTAACGACTACCAGCAACTTAGCCGTGAGCTATGCCAGCAATTGCAAGAGGCCTTGCAACAGGGGGATTTATTCGAATCTGCAGCACTGGCCCATAAACTGGCCAGTGGCGCCGACACCCTAGGCCTGTGTTCGGTGGCGTTACAGGCCAGAACTATAGAAAAACAAGCTGAAAGCCCGCAGGGCAACAGACAATCCAACATACGGCCCCAAATAGACCCGCAGCAATACTCAAGCCTAGTCAGCGCATTGCAGCAAAGTTATGAGGCTATCAACAAGCTCTTAGCTCGTTATTAAATAAGCAATTTGCAGCATCTTATTCACATCTGCATTACATCTTTATGCAGTATTTTAAAGAGCAGCTTACATATCAAGGTGATAATCACTAACCATAGAAAGGTTAAACTGAGTTAGCTAAGTGCTAACCTAGGTTGCTTTAACCTAATAAACAGATTGGGCGTAGTAGATGAACAATAAACCCCTGAGCTTAACTGATACATTGATTATCACCTTTGCCCTGCTGATCTTATTAGGCGGTGCTATTTCGCTATTTGGCGGCGACTCGCTATCGGGCCCCACTCAAGTGGCCATGCTGCTCATAGGTTTTACCGCCGCCCTCGTCGGCCTCAAAAATGGTCTGGAATGGGAGGGTATAGAAAAGCGCATAGTCGAGTGCACCTCGCGCACCGTAGGTCCCAACCTCATCTTTTTATCCATAGGCTCATTAATAGGCGCGCTAATGCTCTCGGGGGCGGTGCCCACCCTACTCTATGCTGGTCTAAGTATCTTATCGCCCACGTTTTTCTATCCCTTAAGCTGTTTGATCTGCGCCCTTGTGGCGTTGAGCATAGGCAGCTCATGGACCACTGCCGCCACCATAGGCGTGGGGTTAATCGGCGTGTCATATGGCTTTGCACTGTCACCAGAGATTACCGCCGGGGCCATCATTTCCGGGGCTTACTTTGGTGATAAAATGTCACCACTGTCTGAAACCACCAACCTCGCCCCGGCCGTGGCCGGTAGCAGTCTATTCCCCCATATACGGCATATGATGTGGGTCTCTGTGCCCAGCTTTGTGCTATGCCTGATCATTTTTACCGGGCTGGGCCTTACCAGCACTCTGGAATCGGGTAGCCAAGAGCAAATCGCCGCCTTTCTAGCCACCTTGGATTACCATTTTTCCATAGCCTGGTACAACCTATTACCCATCATCTTATTACTGGCCATGGCGATACTAAAAGTGCCTGCCTTTTTAGCCATAGTGGGCGGCACCATCATCGCCATCGTCTTTGCCATACTGTTTCAAAGCGAGGCCATTGTTAGCTTTGCCAACATACTGCAACCCGGTGCGGCTCTAGACACCTTACACTTTTTCAAGACCCTGCTGGCAGCGCTAGTCGATGGCTTTGTGATACACACCGATAACCCGGCGGTTAACGACCTGTTATCCCGTGGCGGTATGGTCTCCATGATTAATATGGTCTGGCTGGTACTGTGCTCTATGATGATGACGGGAGTGCTGGAAAAAGTCGGCTATATACAAAAAATCATGAATCTGCTGATTGTTTTTATTAGTTCTACCGGCTCTCTAATTGCTACCACTATGGCCACCTGTATGAGCGTCAACCTACTGACTGGCGATCAATACCTGTCTTTGGTATTACCGGGTCAAATGTGGAAAGAGGAATATAAGAAGCGCAAACTGGCCGCCATTAACCTATCCCGCACCTTAGAAGACTCTGGCACCATTACTTCGCCATTAATTCCCTGGAATGCCTGTGGCGTGTTTATGGCCAGTACTTTGGGGGTAGCCACCTTTGCCTACCTACCCTTTTGCTTCTTTAACTTGATCAACCCATTGATCGCACTAAGCTACGGTTTCTTGAACATTAAAATTGCCCCCTTGGAGGAACCCAGCACTAGCAAGAGCCTAGGCGATAGTAACGAAGGATTGCCCAGCCACGCCTAATAGGCCTCCTATTACGCTGCAAAATATAAAGCTAAGCTGCTGTTATCTAAGAGTTAATACTATTTCCCCTAGCATTAACCCTTAGGCTCTTAGCTATACAATTTCACTATTCACACAGAACTCCCAGTGACTTTTATAGTCATAGTCAACACGCGCCAACAGACCCGACAGCCTAAGCACCACCAAACTGTAAAGGCCTTTAAAAATCAATGGCTTGGCGCTTATTTGTACAGCATGGCTAAGGCTTGCTTTTAACGCCTAAGGCGTTATGATGAGGGCTGTCCATGCAACTGACTTTTGATCGGAGATCGAATACATGCAAAACCAACCCATTTTTGGCTCACAAACTCAGAGCACAGAATCGGTATTAGCTACCAATAAAGTATTGCGCAATACCTATCTACTGCTTTCAGCGACGTTACTTTTCAGCGCGATGACCGCCAGTGTGGCCATGGCTATGGAAATCAGCCGCGGTACTTCCCTGATGCTTTCATTGATAGGCTTAGGGTTAATTTTTGCCGTACACAAAACCGCAGATTCTAGCAAAGGTTTGGTTATGGTCTTCGCCTTTACTGGCGTACTAGGCGCAGCTTTAGGCCCCATGCTTAACTATTACCTATCCTTGGCCAACGGCCCTAGCTTGGTGATGCAAGCGCTAGGAGGCACCGCGTTGGTGTTCTTTACCCTTTCAGGCTATGCCCTAACCACCAGAAAAGACTTTTCCTTTATGGGCGGTTTCTTAATGGTAGGTTTGGTCGTTGTGGTTATCGCTGGCTTGGCTAACTTGTTCTTTCAAGTACCGGCTCTCTCTTTAGCGATATCATCAGCCGTAGTGCTTATCATGTCAGGCTTAATCTTGTTTGATACCAGCCGCATCGTAAACGGTGGTGAAACCAACTATATACGCGCAACGGTTGCGCTATACCTTAACATCTACAACCTTTTCACCAGCCTGCTACACCTTTTAGGCATTTTCGGTGGCGATGACTAAGCGAACGCTTATAGAATACAGCCCTGCTCTTTAGCAGGGCTTTTTTTTAGCTGGTACTTTTAGCCAGTAGTTTTAGATCGTGCTTTTAAGTAGTGATAATGAATAGGCAGGGTAATGAAATTTTCTTTAGTGATATTAGCCGCACCCTACTCCGACCAATCGGTGAGCACAGCGCTGCGTTTTGCAACAGCATTGCTAGAACAAGGCCATGAGATTTTTCGAGTGTTCTTTTATCACAATGGCGTGTACGCCAGTAACGCCCTAATCACCCCACCACAGGATGAACCCAACATCCCCCAGCAGTGGCAACAGCTAGCCCAGCAACACAGTATTGATATGGTCAGCTGCATAGCCAGCGCCTTAAAGCGCGGCGTGCTGGACGAAACCGAAGCCCAACGCTATGAGCAGCCCAGCCATAATCTGCAGGCTGGCTTTGAGCTTTCTGGACTAGGGCAGTTAATCGAAGCCAGCGCGCTATCAGATCGCGTTGTGAGTTTTGGTGCATGAGCAAGAATCTCTTAATCATCTGCCGCCGGCCACCCTACGGTAACAGTCTAGCTCGCGAAGCCATCGATATCGCCCTAGCCGCTGGTGCCTTCGAACAAGATATCAGCCTATTGTTTATAGGCGACGGCCTGTGGCAATTAAACAGCCAACAGGATAGCGCAGCGCTGGCTCTTAAAAACCACGGCAAGGCCTTAACCGCCCTGCCGCTGTATGGCATAGAGAACATCTATGTGCAGGCCGAGGCCTTAGCCCCACGGCAATTGAGCGCAGAGGCGCTGCTGTTACCGGTAACAGTCCTTAGCCAAACACAGATCGCGGCATTGATAGACGCCGCCGATACCGTATTGAATTTTTAGGCCTGTCTGCCATGTCCAGCTTACACATCATCAATAAATCCCCGCTTAGCCACAGCTGCCTAGACGAATGCCTAAGCTGCTGCCAGCAGGGCGACGACATACTTTTTATAGAGGATGGCGTGGTAGCGCTGTGCAGCCTCAAGCCACAGCAGCAACAGCAGCTCGCCGCCCTGGCGATACAGCCCCATGTGCTGGCAGCCGATGTGGCCGCCCGTGGCTTAGTTGATAAATTGAGCGCAGCCTTTCAAAGCAGTGATGATACGGGCTTTGTTGCGCTATGCGTCAAACACCCCAAAAGCATCAGTTGGTTTTAATGGCAGCGGTCGACAAAGAAGGGTTTTTGCTCAATCTTAACGATTGGGATGAGAGCGTGGCCAGCGAGTTAGCCGCAGCGGAAGGCATAGTGCTTAGTGAGCAGCACTGGCAAGTGATCAAACTACTTAGACAGTTTTACCAAGAGTTTCAACTCTCACCGGCCATGCGCCCTTTGGTTAAATATGTAGGCCTGCACTTAGGGGCAGACAAGGGCAAAAGCCTGTATTTATTACAACTGTTCCCCGGCAGCCCCGCCAAGTTGGCCAGCAAAATCGCTGGCCTACCCAAGCCTGATAACTGCCTCTAATCAATATTAGCTACAAATCGCCACTACTTATTGCTACAGGTCATAGCCGTTGGGGTTTTGGCTCTGCCAGTGCCAGGTATCCCTAGTCATGGCCTCTATGCCCAACTCTGCCTGCCAGCCTAACGCTCGCAAAGCAATAGCGGGGTTGGCGTAGCAACTGGCGACATCGCCGGGGCGCCTAGCCACAACTTTATAACTAACGGTTTTACCCGAGGTTTGCTCAAAGGCGGCAATCATTTGTAGCACTGAGTAGCCCTGACCGGTACCCAAGTTATAAGCCACCGCTCCGGGTTGCTGCTTGAGTTTATCTAGCGCTTTAATATGGCCCTTAGCCAAATCTACTACATGGATATAATCACGCACACCAGTGCCATCCACCGTATTGTAATCATCACCAAACACCGACAGGCAATCCAACTTGCCTACTGCCACTTGCGAGATAAAAGGCATAAGGTTATTGGGGATACCGTTGGGGTCTTCGCCGATTAAGCCGCTTTCGTGAGCGCCTACCGGATTAAAATAGCGCAGCATAATTAGATTCCAGCGCTGGTCGGCCACATAGAGGTCGCCCAGTATCTCTTCTATCATCAGCTTAGAGCGGCCGTAGGGGTTGGTGGCAGATAAAGGGAAGCTCTCGTCTATAGGCACACTAGCAGGGTCGCCATATACGGTGGCTGAGGAGCTAAACACCAAGTTGAACACCTGATGCTCTTGCATTACCTCTAGCAGGCACAGCGTGCCGTGTACGTTATTGTGGTAATACCACAATGGCTTGGCTACCGACTCACCTACGGCCTTTAAACCGGCAAAATGGATAACGGCTGTGATCTGGTGAGCAGCAAATACCTGATTAAGTGCTTTAACATCACAGATATCCAATTGATAAAAGGTAATGCTCTTACCGGTAATTTGCTCAACTCTGCGTATAGACTCCATTTGGCTATTGCTAAAATTATCAACCACTACCACCTCGTGGCCTTCGTTTAGCAACTCTATGCAGGTGTGGCTGCCTATATAACCCGCACCACCCGTCACCAAAACACGCATACACCCTCTCTTATTATTCAAAAATCAATCTGGCTAAAAAAATAATAGCTCACTATAACGTAATCACCCGCTAGCGGTAACACTGGCCGCACAATTTCACTATAATGGCTGCTGATTTTATTACCCTGCTTTCTTACCTTGCTCTCTTACCGTGATCTGCCCATGCCTCTTAGCAATATAAATCCCGACCACTATCAACAGCAGCTGGACGCCAAAGCCCAGCGCGTCAGCCAATTATTCAGCGAATTTACTCCGCCAGCCTTAGAGGTTTACCCCTCGCCACCGCTGCACTTTAGAATGCGCGCCGAATTTAAAATTTGGCATAAAGGCGAGCATAGCCACTATGCGATGTTTAAAAAAGAAACACCCAAACAGCCGCAGTTTATTAGTGACTTCCCCATAGGCTCTAAAACCATTAACCAGCTGATGCCAGAGCTAATGGCTGCCATCAAAGCGGAGCCGCTGCTACGCAAGCGCCTATTTCAAGTTGAATTTTTAACCACCCTCAGCGGCCAATCCTTAATCACTCTGATTTACCATAAAAAGCTAGATGAAGCCTGGCAAAGCGCCGCCGAGCTTTTACAGCAGCAATTGGGCGCCGGCATTATAGGCCGCAGCAAAAAACAAAAGCTGGTATTAAAAGATGACTACGTCACTGAAACCTTAGACGTGAGCGGCCAACGCTTTCACTTTCAACAGGTGGAAAGCGGCTTTACCCAGCCCAACGCGAAAGTGAATGAAAAAATGTTGGGCTGGGCGCTGCAGCACAGCCAAAACAGCCCTGGAGACTTACTGGAGCTATACTGCGGCAACGGTAATTTTACCGCCGTGCTGGCACAAAACTTTGACAAGGTGCTGGCCACAGAAATCGCCAAAACCTCAGTGCGCTCAGCGGAGTATAATTTTAAACTCAACAACATCAGCAATATAAAAATTGCCCGCATGTCCAGCGAGGAATTTTCCAGCGCCTTAATGGGAGAGCGTGAATACCGTCGCTTAGCGGATATAGACCTGACCAGTTACAATATCAGCACCGTGTTAGTCGATCCACCTAGGGCGGGCCTGGATGACAACACCATTAAACTGATTAGCCAGTACTCGCGCATTATTTATATTTCCTGCAACCCCAACACTCTGCACGACAATATAAAACAGCTTAGCCTCACTCACGATATAGCGCAGTTCGCCATTTTTGATCAGTTCCCTTATACCGATCACATAGAAAGTGGCCTAGTCTTAGTCAAACGCTAAATAAAAACACAGGATAAAAGCCATGACCATTAGTAAACTGAGCGACGAGCAAATCTTAGAACAATTAAACGCCTATCCCAATTGGCAACTACAGGACGGCAAACTCTACCGACGTTTAACGTTTGAAGACTTCGTACACGCCATGGGATTTATCACCCAAATTGCCATACTGGCCGAAAAAGCCAATCACCACCCTGAGTGGGCCAATGTCTATCGCACCGTAGATATATTTTTAACCACCCATGAAGTGGATGGTGTGAGTGAGCGCGACTTTGCACTGCTGAAACATATAGAAAGGCTAATTGGATGACAGTCGCTAGTCGCTAGTCGCTAGTCGCTAGTCGCTAGTCGCTAGTCGCTAGTCGCTAGTCGCTAGTCGCTAGTCGCTAGTCGCTAGTCGCTAGTCGCTAGTCGCTAGTAAAAATTTTGACGCCGCATGTTTTTCTGTCAACCGTAAGCAATAAACTTTTCACAAATAAAAAAGCCAGCCCAAACCGGACTGGCTTTTTCTAGCGACTCTTCACTAGCGACTAGCGACTGCCCCCCCTACATACTTTCCATTTTCAATTCTAAATAACGCTCTTCTAATTCTATATGCTGGGTCTGTAGGTTAAGTAATTCCTGCTGAGTTTCTTGCAGCTTTATATTTAAGGATTCGACTTCAGCACCACCAGCGGAGGCAGCAGCGCCTGCGGCAACATCGACAATTTTCTGTTGCAACAAGTTGTTTTCATCTTCCAGCGCAGCGATGGTTTTTAGCATATCGCGACTGCTGTCGGTGAGCTCGGCCACTAAACTTTCCAGCTGCTGAAGATCCTCACTAGAGCCACCTTTCTCCGCAGCCGCACGTAGGCCCTGATTCTCATCCATCATACGATTGAGCTCATCTTCTAATACCTGAGCACAAGTTTCCGCCTCTTTCATAAAGCGATCTTGACGTTCTAGCTGCTCACACAAGCCATCCATAACCGCCTGCTGCTCTTCTGGGGATGAGGCACCAGCCAGCTGGCTTTGCAAGCCGGTAATAACTTTATGCTGATCAACCGCCATATTACGTAGCCGTATCATCTCCTCTTGATTGGCGATAATGGTACGATTATCACCGGTGGTGCGGGCATCAACGTCAGCAGTAGTTCTTCCGCCACCGCCCTGCTCTATCATGCTATCGATTTGGCCATAGCTGTTGGCATATTTGTTGAGCAGGCCTTCAAACTCCCCACCTGCTCCCAACTCTGTACCCATGGCCAG contains:
- the trmA gene encoding tRNA (uridine(54)-C5)-methyltransferase TrmA yields the protein MPLSNINPDHYQQQLDAKAQRVSQLFSEFTPPALEVYPSPPLHFRMRAEFKIWHKGEHSHYAMFKKETPKQPQFISDFPIGSKTINQLMPELMAAIKAEPLLRKRLFQVEFLTTLSGQSLITLIYHKKLDEAWQSAAELLQQQLGAGIIGRSKKQKLVLKDDYVTETLDVSGQRFHFQQVESGFTQPNAKVNEKMLGWALQHSQNSPGDLLELYCGNGNFTAVLAQNFDKVLATEIAKTSVRSAEYNFKLNNISNIKIARMSSEEFSSALMGEREYRRLADIDLTSYNISTVLVDPPRAGLDDNTIKLISQYSRIIYISCNPNTLHDNIKQLSLTHDIAQFAIFDQFPYTDHIESGLVLVKR
- a CDS encoding 4a-hydroxytetrahydrobiopterin dehydratase, whose protein sequence is MTISKLSDEQILEQLNAYPNWQLQDGKLYRRLTFEDFVHAMGFITQIAILAEKANHHPEWANVYRTVDIFLTTHEVDGVSERDFALLKHIERLIG